AGAAGAAATAGCTTCTGGTGCCAAGAAAGTCATCGAAGCAGGAGCGCTTGAAGGAGTAGAAGCTATCTTTGGTATGCACAACAAACCAGATCTTCCAGTTGGAACAGTAGGCGTACGCGAAGGGGCCTTAATGGCAAGTGTTGATCGTTTTGAAATTGACGTTATTGGTGTTGGCGGTCATGCAGGTATCCCGAATAGCAGTATTGATTCAATTGTGACAGCAAGCTCTATTGTGACAAGTTTGCAATCTGTTGTAAGCCGAAACGTAAGCTCGTTGCAAAATGCGGTTGTAAGTATTTGTACTATTCATGGAGGAAGTTCATGGAACGTCCTTCCTGATAAAGTGAAACTTGAAGGAACCGCAAGAACATTCCAAGATGATGCACGGGCGAAAATTCCAGAGTTTATGCAGCGAACAGTTGAAGGAGTTGCAGCAGGCTATGGAGCGAAAGCTGAATTTCGTTGGTACCCATATTTGCCTTCTGTTCAGAATGATGCTCGCTTTGCTGAAGTTGCAAAAGAGGCAGCTATTGAGTTAGGGTATGAAGCAGTGGAAGCAGAAAAAAGCCCAGGTGGAGAAGACTTCGCTGTATATCAAACGAAAATTCCAGGTTTCTTTGTATGGATGGGTACAAATGGTACCCAAGAATGGCACCATCCAGCCTTTACATTGGAAGAAGGTGCGCTTGAAGTTGCATCTTCCTATTTTGCCAATTTAGCATTGAAAGTGCTAGAAACATGGAAATAACAAAAAAACTATCCGAGCTTGTATATTCTTCATACCCGCTTAAAGATAAAAGAGCGCTAGAAATGGCGAAGCTTGGGGTAATTGACTATCTTGCTTCAAGCTTTGCAGCCCGAGATGACGAAGGAGTTCAAAAGCTGTTAAAACTTATTGAAGAAGAGGGCGGTTATCAGAACGTCCCCATTATCGGTCAGAACAAAAAAGCAAACTTTTTGCAAAGTGCTTTAATAAATGGTTTTCTCGGTCATGCGCTTGATTACGACGATGTTCACTCAGATGTAAGAGGGCACCCAAGCACTGTTATCTTACCAGCGCTTTTGTCTCTTTCCTCTTGTGAAAATGTAAGTGGGGAACGTTTCTTGAGTGCTTATGTGATAGGTGTAGAAGTTATGGCGAGATTAGGGCAAGCCATTGGCAGTGATCACTATATTAAAGGGTGGCATAATACAGCAACGCTTGGAACAATTGCTGCAAGTATAGCATGTGGATATTTAAAAAATGTTTCTGTAGAAACATTTCAAAAAGTTATCGGCTTTGCAGCAACGCAGACGGGGGGAATGAGGGCTCAGTTTGGAACAGAAACAAAGCCCCTTCATGCAGGATTTGCAGCACGTAATGCTTTGCAAGCTTTAAAACTTGCAGAAATCAATTTTGGAGGAACAAAAAGCGCATTAGATGGCGATAGCGGTTTCTTTGCTCTCTATGGGGAAGATCCTGCTCCTTCAGCTCTTCTCTTCTCACGTTGGGGAGAAGAGTGGAAAATTTATTCACCAGGTCTTTGGTTTAAGATTTATCCATTTTGTTCTGCTGCTCATCATGCAGCAGATGCTGCTGTTAGGCTTTCATATAAAAATGAATTTCGTATAGAAGATGTGACAAACGTTAAAATCTCTTTTCCGAAAGGAGGAGATGCTGCACTTGTAGAACAAAATCCGCAAACTGGTGAACAAGGTCGCTTTAGCGTTGAGTACGTTGTGGCGCTTGCTTTACATAAAAAAGCACTTGGACTAGAAAATTTTAAAAATAAATGCATTGATTCTAGCATCAAAACTTTTTTACCTCGTATTGAGAGGGTGTATAGAGAGGACGTAGAGCCTTCGCCAACTGCAGTTCCAAAAGGTCGCTTTACAATTGTTGAAGTTGAAGCAAACGGTGCTACTTTCACAGAACGTGTTGATCTTCCTAAAGGAGCGCCTGGAAATGGATTAACTTTTGAAGAACTACAAGAGAAAATGTCCAGTGCTTTGCAAGATGAAGAAAAAACAGTGAAAATAGTAGATGAAATTCAACAGCTTGAGAGAAGTCAAACAATGGGGAAGCTTCTTGACGTATTATAAAAAGAAAAAAAGAGCACATAGTATGAAGAGATCAAGAAATTTTAAAAGGTATTTTAGGTGAAAGAAGGGAGTTCATTAAATGAAAAAGCTATTAACGCTTGTTACTGTAGTTCTCTTATCTGTTGCACTTGCTGCGTGCGGAAATTCTTCAGATGAGAAAAGCAAAGGTTCGGATGAAAAAGTAATTAAAGTTGGAGCAACAGGTCAAAGTTTTCCCAACGCATATCAAGAAGATGGTAAACTTGTTGGTTATGATGTAGAGGTAATGAACACAATTGCTAAAAATCTTGGATACAAAGTAGAATGGACAAAAACAGATTTTAGTGGTCTAATGGGACAGCTGAACTCAGGTCGAATTGATACCGTTGCAAATGCGGTAGCAGTAACAGCTGAGCGTGAAAAAATGTATAAATTTACTGATCCATACTCTTATATTGGAACACAAATTGTTACAGGCAAGGATAATAAGAACGTAACTCAAATTGATGATTTAAAAGGAAAAACAGTTGCTGGTGTCTTAGGTTCTAACCATGTTGAAAAGCTTCAAGAGTATAATACAAAAAATAAAATGAACCTTAACATCAAAACGTATGAAACGCGTGAAGGAGCAATGAACGATGTTGAATTGGGCCGTATTGACGGATATGTAAACTCAGGTTCTGTTCTTTCAGCTGAAATTAATAAACATGATTTCAAAGCAAAGCTTGTTGGAAAGCCAATTGATGAGGATGCAACTGCATTTCCTTTCCAAAAAGATAACGATGAGTTAAGAGAAAAAGTAAACAAAGAGCTCCAGAAACTTAAAGAAGATGGCACATTAGAAAAACTTTCTCAAAAATACTTTGGTACAAACACTGTTGAAAGTCAAACAAAATAAAAAGAGAACTCTTACACAATATGTGTAGGAGTTCTTTTTATTTACGTATAGTTGAGTTTTTTTAACGCTGGTTCACAAATATTTTGTAGTTCTTTTTTCTTTTCTTCTGGTAGAGTTGGCCATGTATCAGGCTTGGCGCGGAATGTTGGTGCTGCTTTTTCGACCCAAATATCGTCTGTTTTCTCATCCCAGCCGTTATTTATGAATGTAATAAGTTGTTTTAAGTTGTCTTTGGGGTTTTTTACAAGCTTTTCGTAGCACAGGTGATGCACTTGATGAGAAGGGAGCTTAGCAAGTATTTCCTCTGTGTGAAGAACAGCAGAAGCGAGCTCAGCACCGAACGTTTGAAAAGGAATCTCAAATTTATTTAATTTTTCAACACTAAACTGATCTGGATGAAGCCATGAAAGGTCCCCGAAATCTTCAGGTCGGGTGTTATGATCTGATGGCTTTAAGCCTGTTTCTTCAAAAGCTTGTTTAAATGCCATGCCAAGCTTAAATCCTTGAAAACGATTAAATGCCATAATATTTTCTCTGACGTCTCGATACAGAAAAACAAACTTTGCATCTGGAAACATCTTAAGAAGTCGATCTACAAAGAGAATGGATAAACCAGAGCGTTCAACCCATACCTCTTTTTGAAATTTGTTTAAAAGCCAGGAAAATAACCGATTATATTGATTTGAAAGATGATCTTTAGGAAAATGCTTAACAACGGTTTCCATTTCCTCAAAAAGAGAATCAGGATCATTTGTAATGTGTGGCAATGGCATTGACATAATCCCAGGTATGCCTGTTTTTTCGTTGAATTTTGACGTTTCAGTTATGTTGTACAGAAATTCTTTGAATGAAACACCTTTCTTCATATAGAAAGGAATAAGGTTCGGTGCTTTTTCAGATAAAAAGCTCCAAAACTTTTCTCCATCCCATACCTTATCTGAAAGGCCAATCCACTTATCTTCTTGACTTGCTTGAAAATGAATCGACATAAAAAATTCTGATAAGCTTAAAAGGTGTGGGTGCATGTTAATGCAATTAGAAAGAGCTGTTGACCCACTTCTTCCAGCTGAAATAATAAATGTTTTCTCACTCATGCTCTCCATCTCCTTTGTTCAGTGTTTAGAGTTCATTTGAAGAAATTTTCATGTTTGCTTTTATATGTATATTTTAACAACTTTACTTAATTCACTTCAATTTTGAACTGTATTAAAAAAGAATAAAATAAATGGTTGCGGTCTCTTTTTCTCACTCATACTATAAAAGACCAAAAAAGCAGAGGAAAACAAAATCTCAAAATATAAGGCTTCCCGTATTATGTTTCTGTAAAGCATATGTTAATATAGTAAAGATGTATCTTTGCGTACGGACAAATGAAGTAAAGCAATGCTACAAAAGAAATGTGAATTTAATTCATGAGTTAGGAGTTATGAGAATGATTACTTTAAAATCAGCGAGAGAAATTAACTTAATGCATGAAGCGGGAAAGCTGTTAGCTTCTTGTCATAAAGAAATTGCAAAAATGATTAAACCGGGCGTAACAACGTTAGAAATTGAACGTTTTGTTGAAGGGTTCCTAAAAAAGCATGGGGCAACAGCTGAACAAAAAGGATACAAAGGTTATAAATATGCAACATGCGCATCTATTAATGATGAGATTTGTCACGGTTTTCCGCGCAAACAACCATTAAAAGATGGAGATATTGTTACGATTGATATGGTTGTAAACTTAAACGGAAGTCTAGCGGATTCTGCTTGGACATATGAAGTTGGAAATACAGATGAAAAAACAAAACATCTTTTAGAAGTTGCAAAAGAATCTTTATATAAAGGAATTGAAGTAGCACAAGCAGGGAATCGTTTAGGTGACATTGGCCACGCTATTCAGTCTTATGCAGAGGGAGAAGGCTTTTCTGTTGTAAGAGATTTCACAGGTCATGGCATTGGACCAACAATTCACGAACCACCCCACGTTGCTCATTACGGTCCAAAAGGAAAAGGTCCACGCTTAAAAGAAGGAATGGTTATTACAATCGAGCCAATGATTAATGAAGGAACATGGCAGGCGAAAATGGACGATAATGGTTGGACAGCGCGAACTGTAGATGGCAAGCTATCTGCTCAATATGAACACACTATTGCTATTACAAAAGAAGGTCCTATCTTATTAACAAATCAAGATTAACAAAAAAGATCCTAATTATTAGGGTCTTTTTTTGTTAAAATGAGGAAGTGAAGGGGGAGTGTTTATGACGTTGCTTTTCTCGCAGAAAGTTAAGACAGAAAGAGAGCTTTTAGCTCTTATTGGTGAACCAAATGAAATGGCTCGTAAGAAAGTGATTAATTACATTGATCAACACTGTCGTGATTTTATTGAGCGGTCACCGTTTCTTATCTTATCTTCTTCAAATGGGAGTTGTTGTGACGCCTCTCCACGAGGTGATTCACCTGGGTTTGTTTCTATTTTAGATAACAATTATTTATTAATTCCTGAACGAAGAGGAAATAAACGAATGGATTCGCTCCGTAACATTTTAAAAAATCCTTACGTTGGCCTCCTGTTCCTTATCCCAGGAATGGGAGAAACCCTACGTGTAAACGGAAAAGCAACTTTAGTAAAAGATGAAGAATTACTTAAACAACTAGAAGTAGAAGGAAAAGTCCCGCTTATCGGTATTTTAGTTGAAGTTGAAGAATGTTTTATTCATTGTGCGAAAGCCTTTAAGAGGTCTTCTCTTTGGGAACCTGAACATTGGCCTAAAAAATATCCATCAGCAGCTAAAATATTAGCACATCATGTTAAGCTTCCTAATACCACAGAAGAAAGCATTCAAAAAAGCCTTCAAGAAGGCTATGAAAAGCGACTATATTAACAAAAAAGCTTTGAGCAATTGAGCTCAAAGCTTTTTTATGTTTATTCTTTTTCGATGTAAGAGCTTTTAGAAGATTCACCCATTCGCCAGTAAACAAGAAAACTGATAGCGATACATCCTGCAACATAAAAGAAGAAAAGGGATTCAACTCCAACATTTTTTAATCCAAGGGCAATAAATTCTGCTGTTCCACCAAATACGGCAACTGTGACTCCGTACGGGAAGCCAACTCCTAATGCACGGATTTCTGTTGGGAAAAGTTCCGCTTTTACAATGGCATTAATGGACGTGTAGCCTGTGACCATTATCAGCCCCCCCATCATAAGTAGAAAAGCTATGATAGGACTGTTTGTCTTTTGGAGAAGAAAGAAAAGCGGGACTGTTAAAATCGTTCCTGCGATTCCAAAAAACATAAGCAGAGGGCGACGTCCAATTTTGTCAGAAAGTGCTCCCGCGAGTGGCTGTAAAATCATGAAAACGAGAAGAGCAACAAAGTTAATAATACTAACAACATCTTTTTCTAATCCTGTTGTGTTAATCATGAATTTTTGTAAGTATGTTGTATATGTATAAAAAGCAACCGTCCCACCAAGCGTTAGTCCAACAACCGTTAAGACTGCTTTAGGATGTTTCATTAGTTGTTTTAACGTTCCTGCTTCTTTAGGATGTTTTGATTTCTCTTTTGTTTTAGTGAACTGTTCAGATTCATCCATTGTCCGGCGGAGCCAAAGAACACTCAGGGCACCAATAGCACCAATAACGAACGGAATTCTCCATCCAAAAGCAAGCATATCGCTTTCAGAAAGCGTATTTTGAAGAATAATTTGCACGCCAAGTGCGGTCATTTGCCCACCAACAAGAGTTACATATTGAAAACTTGAATAGAAGCCACGGCGTCCGCTGCTTGCCATCTCAGAGAGATATGTGGCAGATGTTCCATATTCTCCTCCAAGTGAAAGCCCTTGAAGAAGACGAGCCAATACTAAGATAATAGGAGAAAATATTCCAATGCTTTCATAACTCGGTGTACACGCGATAATCAAAGATCCACTTGCCATAATTGTGATGGAAAGCGTTAATGCAGCTCGTCTCCCATACTTGTCTGCATAGCGTCCAAAAATTAAACTTCCAAGCGGACGCATAAGGAACCCAACAGCGAAAATGGCTGCTGTGTTTAAGAGTTGACTTGTCGAGCTACCTTGAGGGAAAAATTGAGAAGAAAAATAAATAGCAAAAGCTGAGTAAACATACCAGTCATACCATTCAATTAAGTTCCCGACAGAGCCTTTAAAAATATTGCTTGTGATACGTTTTGTTGACATATTTTCGGATGGATTCATTGCTACGCTCCTTTCTAAAATAATAATAACGACTTTTTAGAATTTTCGTTATTATTACACAACATTTTACCATTTAAGGAACTATATCGGTACCTTTTTTTAAAAGTTGAGGAATTAAAAGGGGCCTAGAGTCTTTCTATAAGAGAAGAGTTAAAAAGAGAGGAAGATATTGGAGATGCTTCAATATTAGAGTATGATAGCAGCAATAGCAAAAGATTTGGTCACAAGATGTTGGTCTTGAGTTTAAACAAGTAATCGAGATTTTCAAGTTAAAGATGATAAAGTTTCTATATTAGGGATTACGTTAGGCAAAAGAGAGAAAATAATACAAAGATTAAGAGGGAATAAGAAACTAATTCGCGAGTTTATTATTTAGTAGGAAAAATCAAAATGGCAGAACAGCGCTGTTCTGCCATTTGCTTATTGTTAATATAGTCTAAATAGGTTATCATAGGTAAGGATACATTAAATATATATTATTATAAACTTATCCAATTTAATTATATAATAAGTTTATCTAAATGTCAAACTTTTTAAGGGCGTGAGAACAAAATGGAAAAAAGTGAAGAACGTAAATTTGAAGAAAAGAGAATAGAGAGAGTAAAAAAGGAAATTGAACGTCAGCTTAATACGATTACTTCTTATTCCGGAGACTTAAAAACAGATGTTGTCCATTTGCGCAAAACGTTTTGGGATGATGTGACAGTAAACATTGAGAATGATGAAGATGCTGTTGAAACGTTAGCAAGTATAAAGCAACAGGCTGAAATGCTTTCAGAGCGGGAGCGAACTCACGGTCAGTTACATAAAAGATTTAAAACTTTATCAAGATTAAAAGATGCTCCGTATTTTGGTCGAATTGATTTTCAAGAAGATGGAGAGAAAGACAAAGATATTGTGTATCTTGGCATTTCTTCTTTAATGGATGAAAAGCAAGAAAACTTTCTTATTTATGATTGGAGAGCTCCTATTTCAAGTCTTTATTATGATTATTCACCAGGCTATGCTAAGTATGAAACAGTCGAGGGAACTATTGAAGGCTCTATGTTGTTAAAACGACAATTCATTACAAAAAACGGTAGAATCACAAGTATGTTTGATACAGGAGTAACAATAGGGGACGAATTATTGAAAGAAGTGCTTGGAAACAATGCTTCAACACATATGAAGACGATTGTGGCTACGATTCAAAAAGAGCAGAATGCGCTCATTCGAAATGAAAAAAGTCGCTATTTAATTGTTCAAGGTGCAGCGGGAAGTGGGAAAACATCAGCTGCTCTTCAACGTGTAGCATATTTATTATATCGTCATCTTCACCATTTAACAGCTGAAAATCTTATGCTCTTTTCCCCAAATCCGCTTTTTAGCAGCTATGTTGGTACAGTGCTTCCAGAGCTTGGGGAAGATAATGTTAAACAAACCACATATCGTGAGTATGTTGAAAAAGAGATTGGCGGTCGTTTTAAAATAGAAAATCCATTCAAACAGCTTGAATATGTTTTAACATATGAGAAAAATGATTTTTATGAAGCAAAGTTAGCAGGCATTCAATATAAAGCAACGCTTTCGTTTCAAAAGCTTATTGATGCTTACATTGACCATCTTAAAGAAGGAGATATGATTTTTAAACATATTCGTTTTCGCGGTAGAATGCTCATTCATGCTGTTAAAATAAAAGCTTACTTTTATTCTCTTGATTCTTCAATATCTATTCCAAATCGAATTAACCTTGTTGTCGAGTGGCTTTTAACAGAGCTTTCAAAGAAAGAAAGAGAAGAAAGGGAAGAAGAATGGGCACTAGAGGAAAGTGAACTTTTAGAAACAGAAGATTACGTGAATGTCTATGATCAGCTCCAAAGAGAAGCGGAGTTCTCAGAAAATACGTTTAATGATTTTGAACGAGAGCAAAAGAGACTTTCTCGAAAGATTGTTAAAAAGTATTTTAAACCGCTAAGAGCGGCAGTGAAAAAATTAAGATTTATTGATGATGTTGCTCTTTATAAGCAATTATTCAAAGTGAATGGGCTTCCTGTTCCAGAAAATTGGGAGGAAATAAAAGCTTATACTTTAAAAAACTTACGTAAAAAGTATCTTCCGTATGAAGATACAGCTCCATATATATATTTCCTCGGAAAGCTTCAAGGACAAAGACGCAACCTTCTTGTTCAACATTTGTTCATTGATGAAGCACAAGACTACTCGCCGTTTCAGCTTATGCTGTTTCAAAAGCTTTTCCCAAGGTGCCAAATGACGATTTTAGGAGATAAAAATCAGGCGATTTATGCTCATGCGATGAATGGAGAAACATTGCTGTCACCGACTCTTTATAAAGAGGAAGAAAGAGAGGAAATGACGCTTTTAAAAAGCTATAGATCAACAAGAGAAATTGTGGAGTTTACAAAGCCGTTAATCCACGAAGGACAGAAGATAGAACCTTTTAACAGAAGAGGACCAAAACCTCTTGTTAGCGAAGTTGACGATTCTTCTCATCATATGAAAATTGCTGATTATGTGAAGGGTTTTATTGATAAGGGGCATAAGACAATCGCAATTATTTGTAAAACAGCTCGAGAAAGTCGCGAAGCTTATGAAAAATTAGAGAGTCTTTTTCACGTTCAGCTTATGGATGAGGAAACCTATTCTTTTCAAAAAGGAACGATTGTCTTACCTGTTTATTTAGCAAAAGGAATTGAATTTGATGCTGTGATTGTTTATGATGCATCTTCTCATAAGTACGCGAAAGAGTTTGAGAGAAATCTGTTTTATACTGCTTGTACAAGAGCAATGCACGAGCTTTGCATTTGTTCAAGAGGACCTGTTAGTTCATTTATTCAACAAGCAAATCAAGACACATACAGGGAAGAATAACAGTAAAGAAAACTAAAAAGCTCAAACTGCTGTATTTGAGCTTTTTAGTTTGTTTTTAAAACGTACTAAACACACTTCCGCATGTTTCAGCTGTTGGTTGATAAAAGCAGTGACTCTTAAAGCGAGCAACAAGCGGCTGGTCGTACCATGTTGCTGGGCAATCTCCTTCAGGGCGGAAATACCAGAGGCTGTACCGAGCGGGCCATAAATATTCTCCGCCGATAACGCGACGAGCTAATCGTCTTTCTTTTTCACGTGCTCTTTGATAAAAATAGCCGTGTGTCACAGCTTCAAAAGCATGTGGCTGATAAATCATTTGAGGGATTGTCCGAAGCCCTTTAAAATCAGAGCAGTTTGCACGAATTCGATTAATACCGACATTTCCAACGAGAAGCATTCCTTGTTGTCCTTCACCTTCCGCTTCTGCTCTAAGTAAGCGAGCGAGAAGATCGATATGTGCATTTGTTGCTTTTACAACACCCATTTATTCACCTCCATGTTCTTGGTCATTCTATTTTATGTTTTTGGACGATTGTCTCATGAACCTTTAGAGAAACAGGCACAATTCTACATTTTTAAAAAAAGTTTGCGATATTTTTTGCTTTTTTTTGGTTAACGTGTTATAGTTTATCTAAACCATTTTACTTTTAATAATATAGAGATTTAAATAAGCTGTAACTGAAGAGGGGATAGCAAGGTTAAATCTCCAAATTCTGTTGCAGCTTTTTTAATTGACTATAATTATAAGTAGATGGTTATAATAGGATATTGTACATATAGGTACAGTTATTTAGGAGGATTTTTTCATGCAAAACGGTAAAGTAAAATGGTTTAACGCAGACAAAGGTTTTGGATTCATCGAAGTTGAAGGTGGAGACGATGTATTCGTACATTTCTCAGCTATCCAAGGCGAAGGTTTCAAAACTTTAGAAGAAGGTCAAGAAGTTACTTTCGACGTTGAAGAAGGCAACCGCGGACCTCAAGCTACTAACGTAGTTAAAGCATAATTTTATAAAATTATGGATAAAAGCGAAGGAAATATATTTCCTTCGCTTTTATTTATTTATAGAGTCATTTTTATTTCGATTCTTCGATATGAAAAACAGTATAACCTTAACTACCTTACCCGATAATACTTCTAATTTACTTCTTCAGAATAAAAGAACTCATTTCAAAGCTTCACCTTATTGATATAGACCTGTTTTCTTCTAAGAGTCATTGTTACATGGAAGAGAAGCCTCGCAAAGTAACCCTAGCGCATTGCAAGGTTTCAAGTTAAATGTAATAGGGGAAATGCTGTAACAGAGGTGATAAGACATGTTAGAATTGCAAGATATAAAAAAATTGAGAGAAACTGTCCAAGAGAATTTTGCTTTGCTATCTACAACATATCATGAAGATTATGCTGGCGTTCCTATGATTAAAACAGAAGTTGAAGAAGGAAAAATTCGCGGTGGTTTTGATGTATTAACAAAAAATCGTGAGCTATATGCAACGAGAACAGGATGGGATCTTTTTGAATATGAAGGGAAAACACATTCCTACGAGTATTCAGGAGAACAAATCACCAAATCATCTCATGCTCCCTTAACAGATGAAGAACTTTTGAATTTATATGTGCAGCGTATTTTCAATGAGAAAGAGCTCAAGCAGTTTGAAGAAAGCTATCATAAATATTGCGAAAAATAAGAAAAAACCGAGCCGCATTTTGTGCTCGGTTTTTTAAGCTCCTGCTTTATGTTGAAAAGGCATTTTTATCGAAGGTTGTATAGCTTGTTCTTTGCTACTAGCTGCGATTTGACGTTTGAAATAGCCTATGATAAAAGAGGTCACAGCAATAGAAACAACGGAACATAGCCCTTTGAAAATTCCGATGCTATACATACTCAATAAAACAACAACAAAATCAAGTGAAAAATTTACTTTTCCGGGGTTTAGTTGAAATTGTTTTTGAAAATAAAGAGTTACAATATTAAATCCACCAAGAGAAGCTCCATTTATAAAAAGAAGGGATAATCCGAGGCCAATTACTGCTCCACCAATTACAGCCCCGACGATGCTTGGAATCTCAAAAGGAGGAAGAATGGGGTTAACAGCTGTTATTAAAGATAACAGTGTTACAGCACAAATTGTTGTAACTGTAAACTTCATGCCCATTTTAAAAAAGGAAAAAATGTAAAAGGGAATGTTAATAAGAAAAAATAAAATCGTAAAAGGGACGTCGGAAAGATACGCCAAGCTTAACGACAAACCTGCAGTGCCTCCTGTTACAACATGAGAATGATTTAAAATAATAACGCCTGTTCCCGTAAGAAGGCAAGTGAGTAAAACGTTTAAAAGTCTTTTCATCATATCCTCCATTCAAAAGCTTTCTTTATTTCAAAAAGAATAGTTTGATACTTCACAATTTAATGATATGATGACAGAGAGAAGAATTACATATCAAAAGGAAGGGAATAAAAGTATATACTTTCTCTTTTGAAATATATTTTGAATTTTTGTTTTTGTTTTGAAGGAGTTGTTCATATGGATATAATTGATGTAAAACTCTTAGAACTTTTGCAGCGAAATAGTCGCATGACCGTTAGTGAACTTTCCAAAAGGTTAGCTCTTAGCAGACCGAGCGTTTCAGAGCGCCTTCATCGTTTACAACACAACGGAATTATTGAAGAATTTAGTGCACGCATTTCATTAAGCAAGGTTGGTTTAGATATTCAGCTCTTTATCCAAATAGGGGATTTAAAAAAGTCTCCAGCCGAGATTGAAAAGTTTATTGAAAAAGAGGAGGGAATTATTGAAGCTCATCGCGTAACAGGTACGTCAGGCTATATTCTAAAAGCCGCTGTTCCAGATATGGCAAAAATGAGGATGTTAATTGATCGACTTATGCCGTTTGGAACGTTAACAACGTCTGTTA
This sequence is a window from Priestia filamentosa. Protein-coding genes within it:
- the helD gene encoding RNA polymerase recycling motor HelD, whose protein sequence is MEKSEERKFEEKRIERVKKEIERQLNTITSYSGDLKTDVVHLRKTFWDDVTVNIENDEDAVETLASIKQQAEMLSERERTHGQLHKRFKTLSRLKDAPYFGRIDFQEDGEKDKDIVYLGISSLMDEKQENFLIYDWRAPISSLYYDYSPGYAKYETVEGTIEGSMLLKRQFITKNGRITSMFDTGVTIGDELLKEVLGNNASTHMKTIVATIQKEQNALIRNEKSRYLIVQGAAGSGKTSAALQRVAYLLYRHLHHLTAENLMLFSPNPLFSSYVGTVLPELGEDNVKQTTYREYVEKEIGGRFKIENPFKQLEYVLTYEKNDFYEAKLAGIQYKATLSFQKLIDAYIDHLKEGDMIFKHIRFRGRMLIHAVKIKAYFYSLDSSISIPNRINLVVEWLLTELSKKEREEREEEWALEESELLETEDYVNVYDQLQREAEFSENTFNDFEREQKRLSRKIVKKYFKPLRAAVKKLRFIDDVALYKQLFKVNGLPVPENWEEIKAYTLKNLRKKYLPYEDTAPYIYFLGKLQGQRRNLLVQHLFIDEAQDYSPFQLMLFQKLFPRCQMTILGDKNQAIYAHAMNGETLLSPTLYKEEEREEMTLLKSYRSTREIVEFTKPLIHEGQKIEPFNRRGPKPLVSEVDDSSHHMKIADYVKGFIDKGHKTIAIICKTARESREAYEKLESLFHVQLMDEETYSFQKGTIVLPVYLAKGIEFDAVIVYDASSHKYAKEFERNLFYTACTRAMHELCICSRGPVSSFIQQANQDTYREE
- a CDS encoding YitT family protein; protein product: MKRLLNVLLTCLLTGTGVIILNHSHVVTGGTAGLSLSLAYLSDVPFTILFFLINIPFYIFSFFKMGMKFTVTTICAVTLLSLITAVNPILPPFEIPSIVGAVIGGAVIGLGLSLLFINGASLGGFNIVTLYFQKQFQLNPGKVNFSLDFVVVLLSMYSIGIFKGLCSVVSIAVTSFIIGYFKRQIAASSKEQAIQPSIKMPFQHKAGA
- a CDS encoding cell wall hydrolase translates to MGVVKATNAHIDLLARLLRAEAEGEGQQGMLLVGNVGINRIRANCSDFKGLRTIPQMIYQPHAFEAVTHGYFYQRAREKERRLARRVIGGEYLWPARYSLWYFRPEGDCPATWYDQPLVARFKSHCFYQPTAETCGSVFSTF
- the cspD gene encoding cold-shock protein CspD, which encodes MQNGKVKWFNADKGFGFIEVEGGDDVFVHFSAIQGEGFKTLEEGQEVTFDVEEGNRGPQATNVVKA
- a CDS encoding Lrp/AsnC family transcriptional regulator, with amino-acid sequence MDIIDVKLLELLQRNSRMTVSELSKRLALSRPSVSERLHRLQHNGIIEEFSARISLSKVGLDIQLFIQIGDLKKSPAEIEKFIEKEEGIIEAHRVTGTSGYILKAAVPDMAKMRMLIDRLMPFGTLTTSVILASPIPHRHVKIEVE